From one Halosimplex rubrum genomic stretch:
- a CDS encoding nucleotide-binding protein, producing the protein MVEAFAVASGKGGTGKTTSTLALGMALAEEYDVTVVDADMGMANLLFHAGLADVETTLHDVLVAGGAPVDAAVYERHGMRVVPCGTNLADFEAADPARLREVVAALAADTDVLLLDSAATLSSRAAVLPVVLADRVVVVLEPTIPALSDGLKVQEYATSYGTETAGILFNKVRDADAIERIAPKAERYFEGPTLATVPASDRVRAARRNGRPLLAHAPDSEPASAYREAAATLSVRDGDSGAVADRFRSAVLPESP; encoded by the coding sequence ATGGTCGAGGCGTTCGCGGTCGCCAGCGGGAAAGGGGGGACCGGCAAGACCACGAGCACGCTCGCGCTGGGGATGGCGCTGGCCGAGGAGTACGACGTGACGGTCGTCGACGCCGACATGGGGATGGCGAACCTGCTCTTCCACGCCGGGCTCGCCGACGTGGAGACGACGCTGCACGACGTGCTCGTCGCGGGGGGCGCGCCGGTCGACGCGGCGGTCTACGAGCGCCACGGGATGCGGGTCGTCCCCTGCGGGACGAACCTCGCGGACTTCGAGGCGGCCGACCCCGCGCGCCTGCGCGAAGTCGTCGCGGCGCTGGCGGCCGACACCGACGTGCTCCTGCTCGACTCGGCGGCCACCCTCTCCAGTCGGGCCGCGGTCCTCCCGGTCGTGCTGGCCGACCGGGTGGTCGTGGTCCTCGAACCGACGATCCCCGCGCTGTCGGACGGGCTGAAGGTCCAGGAGTACGCCACCTCCTACGGGACCGAGACGGCGGGGATCCTCTTCAACAAGGTCAGAGACGCGGACGCCATCGAGCGCATCGCGCCGAAGGCCGAGCGGTACTTCGAGGGGCCGACGCTGGCGACCGTGCCGGCCAGCGACCGGGTGCGGGCGGCCCGACGGAACGGCCGGCCGCTGCTCGCCCACGCGCCCGACAGCGAGCCCGCCAGCGCGTACCGCGAGGCCGCAGCGACGCTGTCGGTCCGCGACGGCGACTCCGGGGCGGTCGCGGACCGCTTCCGCAGCGCGGTCCTCCCCGAGTCGCCGTGA